Proteins encoded by one window of Haematobia irritans isolate KBUSLIRL chromosome 2, ASM5000362v1, whole genome shotgun sequence:
- the LOC142226650 gene encoding putative ATP-dependent RNA helicase DDX23 has translation MGNDRKRRSRSRERDRDRNRENRSGGGAGRGKSPNRERNRERSRSRDRQRDYESSRSKDKRREEHRSNKPSKDVIIIEDEELVEEQKREKPKKVEPLSLEELLEKKKKEEEARSKPVFLTKEQRAAEALKRRQEEVAAMRAGQTTDAKMGASTSAGTMNTSNNAIDNSFSISARRSDVRNDRGPGRERERDRDRDRESRRADDLSQKDKEKELEAIRERYLGIIKKKRRVRRLNDRKFVFDWDAAEDTSVDYNNLYKERHHVQFYGRGNVAGIDIKEQKRTQSQFYGDLLEKRRTEAEKEQEKVRLIKVKRKEEKQKWDDRHWSEKDNDEMTERDWRIFREDYNITIKGGKIPNPIRSWKESGFPKEILDIIDSVGYKEPTPIQRQAIPIGLQNRDIIGVAETGSGKTLAFLIPLLSWIQSLPKIERLEDVDQGPYAIIMAPTRELAQQIEEETVKFGQPLGIRTVVVVGGLSREEQGFRLRMGCEIVIATPGRLIDVLENRYLVLNQCTYIVLDEADRMIDMGFEPDVQKILEYMPVTNLKPDTEEAEDANKLMENFYSKKKYRQTVMFTATMPPAVERLARSYLRRPATVYIGSVGKPTERTEQIVYMMGENDKRKKLIEILKRGVDPPVIIFVNQKKGADVLAKGLEKLGYNSCTLHGGKGQEQREYALASLKSGSKDILVATDVAGRGIDIKDVSLVINYDMAKTIEDYTHRIGRTGRAGKNGVAISFVTKDDSALFYDLKQVVMASPVSQCPPELMNHPDAQHKPGTVVTKKRREEKIFA, from the exons ATGGGAAATGATAGAAAGCGACGTTCTCGTTCACGCGAGAGGGACCGGGATCGTAACCGGGAAAATCGCAGCGGTGGAGGAGCTGGACGTGGTAAATCACCAAATCGAGAGCGCAATCGGGAAAGGTCGAGATCTAGAGACCGTCAAAGAGACTACGAATCCTCTCGAAGCAAGGACAAAAGACGTGAAGAACATCGAAGCAACAAACCTAGTAAGGATGTAATTATAATAGAGGATGAAGAATTGGTTGAGGAGCAGAAAAGGGAGAAACCTAAAAAGGTGGAACCCCTGTCGTTGGAAGAACTGttggagaaaaagaaaaaagaagaagaagctCGTAGCAAGCCAGTGTTCCTGACCAAAGAGCAACGTGCTGCCGAAGCCTTAAAACGACGCCAAGAAGAGGTTGCTGCAATGAGAGCGGGTCAAACCACTGATGCAAAAATGGGAGCTTCAACTTCAGCTGGCACAATGAACACATCCAACAATGCCATCGATAACAGTTTTAGTATATCTGCACGCCGTTCTGATGTGCGAAATGACCGTGGTCCCGGACGTGAGAGGGAACGTGATCGCGATAGAGACCGAGAGTCGAGAAGGGCTGATGACCTGTCACAAAAAGACAAAGAGAAAGAATTGGAAGCCATAAGGGAACGTTATTTGGGAATTATTAAGAAGAAGAGAAGGGTACGGcgattgaatgaccgtaaattcGTTTTCGATTGGGATGCTGCAGAGGACACTTCCGTGGATTACAATAATTTGTACAAAGAACGCCACCATGTACAATTCTATGGTCGAGGAAATGTGGCTGGCATTGatataaaagaacaaaaaaggaCGCAAAGTCAGTTTTATGGTGACCTTTTGGAGAAACGACGTACTGAAGCTGAGAAAGAGCAAGAAAAAGTACGGCTAATTAAAGTGAAACGAAAGGAAGAAAAACAGAAGTGGGACGATCGCCATTGGTCTGAGAAAGATAACGATGAAATGACCGAGCGAGATTGGCGTATTTTCCGGGAAGACTACAATATCACTATTAAAGGCGGAAAAATTCCCAATCCTATTCGCAGTTGGAAGGAATCGGGATTCCCGAAGGAAATTCTTGATATAATTGATAGTGTAGGTTACAAAGAACCCACACCAATTCAACGGCAAGCTATACCAATTGGTTTGCAAAATCGAGATATCATTGGTGTTGCAGAAACGGGATCTGGTAAAACACTTGCATTCCTTATACCCCTTTTATCTTGGATTCAATCCTTGCCAAAAATCGAACGTCTGGAAGATGTTGACCAAGGACCCTATGCTATAATTATGGCACCCACACGTGAATTGGCTCAACAGATTGAAGAGGAAAcagtaaaatttggtcaaccctTGGGAATACgaactgttgttgttgtgggtGGTTTATCTCGAGAAGAACAAGGTTTTCGTTTGAGAATGGGTTGTGAGATTGTCATCGCAACTCCGGGTCGTCTGATAGACGTTTTGGAAAATCGCTACTTAGTTTTGAATCAATGTACATACATTGTACTTGATGAGGCCGATCGTATGATTGATATGGGTTTCGAACCAGATGTGCAAAAGATTTTGGAATACATGCCGGTGACAAATTTAAAACCAGACACAGAAGAGGCAGAAGACGCCAACAAGCTGATGGAAAATTTCTATTCCAAAAAGAAATACAG GCAAACTGTGATGTTTACAGCAACTATGCCTCCGGCGGTTGAACGTCTGGCACGTTCCTATTTAAGGCGACCAGCTACAGTCTACATTGGCTCCGTTGGTAAACCAACAGAACGTACTGAACAGATTGTGTACATGATGGGCGAAAATGACAAACGCAAGAAGCTCATTGAAATTCTTAAGAGAGGCGTAGATCCACCAGTTATTATATTCGTTAATCAAAAGAAAGGTGCTGACGTTTTGGCTAAGGGTCTTGAGAAACTTGGCTATAACTCATGTACGCTTCATGGCGGTAAAGGCCAAGAACAGCGTGAATATGCTCTTGCTTCTTTGAAATCAGGATCCAAAGATATTTTGGTGGCAACTGATGTGGCTGGAAGAGGTATTGATATTAAGGACGTCTCTTTGGTAATAAATtatgatatggccaaaacaattgAGGACTACACCCATCGTATTGGTCGTACAGGCAGAGCTGGTAAAAATGGTGTTGCCATTTCTTTCGTTACAAAGGACGACAGTGCACTGTTTTATGATCTAAAACAGGTCGTAATGGCTAGCCCAGTTTCTCAGTGTCCACCCGAGTTAATGAATCATCCAGATGCTCAGCATAAGCCAGGAACCGTGGTTACTAAAAAGAGGAGAGAAGAAaagatttttgcataa
- the Charon gene encoding charon, producing MDQIKLSLGTQIKSIQIQQNGATNKATVVNAKTINVVPTRSDMGKIEPQKNIYNQRKEMLSEFRDLFSALMRIPDKELQTKILRCINAKYRSVETQTDPVEFEKESRPEHQKAIKSEQKSESEASIESQNDTSSSKIKPPKKRKRKRQISEPRASKVSRVAEMKKHQTAKMKRPNNCMDLTKKSSLENNSEIKRNRTSSNISDVSYVNKIVDEINLDNSMKTNENLYGIIVKEYLLAEIPQENGLLPIQESIVKKQLANLKIQIFVWQDLKGTDLNEIITDDDEDLLQLAITHNCSLDIISLLVFKKLNPNCIDAYGNTAIHLAILNDMDEFTLSHLMEHIDLNILLTLNDEGYTPLHLAIRRDSYSLAECILNAMDKRLSKDIFYKRTVDELETDEGVKKSNFLRYYENVCLQMDGDDETIRRRTIKNHDMKQKLLQVPDMRSGNIALFFAIENQAEHLVYFLLAHLTDPRTENLAGQDCKTFFSEFGKTLKLSLNIDNAMEKVIKLLS from the exons ATGGATCAAATAAAGTTGTCTTTAGGTACACAAATAAAATCGATACAAATTCAACAGAATGGGGCAACAAATAAAGCTACAGTCGTCAATGCCAAAACTATCAATGTGGTACCCACAAGgtcagatatgggaaaaattgaaccacagaaaaatatatataaccaaCGAAAAGAAATGTTGTCGGAATTTAGAGATCTTTTTAGTGCTCTCATGAGGATACCGGACAAAGAGTTGCAAACAAAAATCCTTCGGTGCATTAATGCTAAATATCGCAGTGTTGAGACACAGACAGATCCAGTTGAATTTGAAAAGGAATCAAGACCAGAacaccaaaaggcaataaaatcggaacaaaaatcaGAATCCGAAGCATCTATAGAATCACAAAACGATACATCCAGTTCAAAAATAAAGCCACCAAAGAAACGTAAAAGAAAACGACAAATATCTGAACCTAGAGCCAGTAAGGTATCTCGCGTAGCAGAAATGAAGAAACATCAAACGGCTAAGATGAAACGGCCTAATAATTGCATGGATCTTACTAAAAAAAGTTCTTTGGAAAACAATAGTGAAATAAAACGTAATCGCACCAGTTCAAATATATCCGATGTTtcgtatgtaaataaaatagtgGATGAAATTAACCTTGATAATTCAATGAAAACCAATGAGAACCTATATGGAATTATTGTGAAGGAATATTTGTTAGCTGAAATACCACAGGAAAATGGGCTATT GCCAATACAAGAGAGTATTGTTAAGAAACAATTAGCAaacttaaaaattcaaattttcgtatGGCAAGATTTGAAAGGTACTGATTTGAACGAAATAATAACAGATGATGATGAG gaTCTTTTACAACTAGCGATAACACACAACTGTTCATTAGACATAATaagtttacttgtttttaaaaaactaaatccgaactGCATTGATGCATATGGAAATACAGCCATTCATTTGGCAATCCTAAATGATATGGATGAATTCACATTAAGTCATCTAATGGAACATATTGATTTAAATATCCTTCTAACTTTAAATGATGAAGGATATACACCATTGCACTTAGCCATTAGAAGAGATAGCTATTCATTAGCTGAATGTATTCTAAATGCAATGGATAAACGGTTGTCGAAAGACATATTCTATAAACGTACGGTAGACGAGCTTGAAACAGATGAGGGTGTGAAAAAATCCAACTTTCTACGTTATTATGAGAACGTATGTTTACAAATGGATGGCGACGATGAAACGATAAGGAGAAGAACCATAAAAAATCACGATATGAAACAAAAGTTGTTACAAGTTCCGGATATGCGAAGTGGAAACATAGCAttgttttttgctatagaaaatcaagCAG AACATTTGGTATACTTTTTGTTGGCCCATTTGACCGACCCTCGCACTGAAAATTTAGCTGGCCAAGattgtaaaacatttttcagtGAATTCGgcaaaacattaaaattaagctTAAACATAGATAATGCTATGGAAAAAGTTATTAAGTTATTAAGTTAG
- the LOC142226652 gene encoding zinc finger matrin-type protein 5, with amino-acid sequence MAMGGKSYFCDYCQCFMKNNINVRKTHNDALLHKMIKIRYMRRFEDPRKIYEIESHKPPCSHFLKGRCRYDLFCQSSHYNKKQLDELQQIANNLNKKTNTVNKATSKQLPWTSWNEGKFRKKKKANVNDLPPSLRPIQLKKLYKVLDKNNTWG; translated from the exons ATGGCAATGGGTGgtaaaagttatttttgtgattattgtcaatgttttatgaaAAACAACATAAATGTTCGAAAAACTCATAATGATGCCTTGCTTCATAAAATGATTAAAATAAGATATATGAGAAGGTTTGAAG ATCCCCGGAAAATATATGAAATTGAATCTCATAAACCACCATGTTCACATTTCTTAAAAGGTCGTTGCCGTTAcgatttattttgtcaatcttCTCATTATAATAAAAAGCAATTGGATGAATTACAACAAATAG CTAATAActtgaataaaaaaacaaataccgtGAACAAAGCTACAAGCAAACAATTACCGTGGACATCGTGGAACGAAggaaagtttagaaaaaagaaaaaggcTAATGTCAATGATTTGCCACCATCTTTGAGACCAATACAACTCAAGAAACTGTATAAGGTATTAGATAAAAACAATACATGGGGATAG
- the pelo gene encoding pelota mRNA surveillance and ribosome rescue factor: MKLVSKNVDKGGQGTVVLIPEESEDMWHAYNLIAEGDSVRSTTIRKVQNETATGSSTSSRVRTTLTISVETIDFDTQACVLRLKGRNIEENQYVKMGAYHTLDLELNRKFELRKPEWDSIALERIETACDPTQSADVAAVVMQEGLAHVCLITPSMTLVRSKIEISIPRKRKGNIQQHEKGLAKFYESVMQGILRHVNFEVVKCVLIASPGFVRDQFMEYMFQQAVKLDIKVLLDNKSKFMLVHSSSGFKHSLREVLQEPAVMSKISDTKAAGEVKVLEQFYTMLQCEPAKAFYGKRHVLAAAEALAIETLLISDNLFRCQDVNQRKEYVKLVENVRDAGGDVKIFSSMHISGEQLSQLTGIAAILRFPMPELEEDSDNENGADDSDSD, from the exons ATGAAGCTGGTTAGCAAAAATGTCGACAAAGGTGGACAGGG caCCGTTGTTCTCATTCCCGAAGAGTCGGAAGATATGTGGCATGCCTATAACCTTATCGCTGAAGGGGATAGCGTTCGCAGTACGACTATACGTAAAGTTCAGAATGAAACGGCTACTGGTTCCAGTACTAGCAGTAGAGTACGCACAACATTAACAATTTCTGTCGAAACGATAGATTTTGATACGCAGGCATGTGTATTGCGTCTTAAAGGGCGGAATATAGAGGAGAACCAATATGTGAAAATGGGTGCTTATCACACACTGGACTTGGAGTTGAATCGAAAATTTGAATTGCGTAAACCTGAGTGGGATTCCATAGCATTAGAACGTATTGAAACTGCATGCGACCCGACACAATCTGCAGACGTGGCCGCAGTTGTTATGCAGGAAGGCTTGGCGCACGTCTGTCTCATAACACCGAGTATGACATTAGTACGTAGTAAGATCGAAATAAGCATACCACGAAAACGGAAAGGCAATATACAACAGCATGAAAAAGGTTTGGCCAAGTTCTACGAAAGTGTAATGCAAGGAATATTAAGGCATGTGAATTTCGAAGTTGTCAAGTGTGTATTGATAGCATCACCCGGCTTCGTGAGGGATCAATTCATGGAATATATGTTTCAACAGGCTGTAAAATTAGACATTAAGGTGTTGCTGGACAACAAGAGTAAGTTTATGCTAGTTCACTCATCGTCCGGCTTCAAACATTCACTCAGAGAGGTCCTTCAAGAACCAGCTGTTATGTCCAAGATATCGGATACCAAAGCAGCAGGCGAAGTAAAGGTTCTAGAACAATTTTATACAATGCTACAGTGCGAACCCGCTAAAGCATTCTACGGTAAACGACACGTACTGGCAGCTGCTGAAGCATTGGCTATTGAAACATTGCTCATCTCGGACAATCTGTTTCGTTGCCAAGATGTTAATCAACGAAAAGAATACGTCAAACTtgtcgaaaatgttcgtgatgcTGGCGGCgatgtgaaaatattttctagtaTGCACATTTCGGGTGAACAATTGTCTCAGCTAACAGGTATAGCTGCAATCTTACGTTTTCCCATGCCGGAACTGGAAGAAGATTCAGACAATGAAAACGGTGCAGATGACTCTGATTCAGATTAA